The following proteins come from a genomic window of Trifolium pratense cultivar HEN17-A07 linkage group LG4, ARS_RC_1.1, whole genome shotgun sequence:
- the LOC123923007 gene encoding uncharacterized protein LOC123923007: MGQMANAIGQLQAQGTGNLPAQSVPNPNVSAITLRSRRVSEPAPEKKKKKTIASSSTPEPEHVIEPSVTTETRTEKVYVPRIPFPQRVQKNKKKTVEEDKEILDTFRKVAVNIPLLDAIKQIPKYAKFLKDLCTNKRKVKENDRVSLGRNVSAFIHPKSSSSANVSVLSQTLPQKCKDPGVFAIPCSIGDRKFENCMLDLGAGINVMPTSVYNNLDLGPLQPTGLIIQLANTSNARLAGVLEDVLVQVNDLIFPADFYILDMEGETNSSRAPIILGRPFMRTAKTKIDVYDGTMSMEFGDIVVKFNIFDAMKHPLEEHSVFYMDLVSELVGETCPEFFSADFPSLSDFDSCTNTNLCSEIASSLQDNNFHTGEDKVVDEDVYVAEVLPKMSSIEELSLDEPSYTTTATT, from the coding sequence ATGGGACAAATGGCTAATGCAATAGGCCAACTGCAAGCTCAGGGCACCGGTAACCTTCCTGCACAATCAGTGCCGAATCCAAATGTAAGTGCAATTACCTTGAGATCCAGAAGAGTGTCAGAACCAGctccagagaaaaagaagaagaaaaccattGCATCATCATCTACTCCTGAACCTGAACATGTTATTGAACCTTCTGTTACAACTGAAACTAGAACTGAAAAAGTATATGTGCCACGAATTCCTTTTCCTCAAAGggtgcagaaaaataaaaagaagacaGTTGAAGAAGACAAAGAGATTCTTGATACATTCAGAAAAGTAGCAGTTAACATTCCTCTTCTTGATGCAATTAAGCAGATCCCTAAATATGCAAAATTCTTGAAAGATTTGTGCACAAACAAGAGGAAGGTGAAGGAAAATGACAGAGTCAGTTTGGGGAGAAATGTTTCTGCTTTCATTCATCCCAAATCCAGTTCCTCGGCTAATGTCTCAGTTCTCAGTCAGACCCTGCCACAAAAGTGCAAGGATCCAGGAGTTTTTGCTATTCCTTGTTCCATTGGGGATAGAAAGTTTGAAAATTGCATGCTTGATCTGGGAGCAGGTATTAATGTTATGCCTACTTCTGTTTATAATAACCTTGATCTTGGTCCTTTGCAGCCTACAGGTTTGATTATTCAATTGGCGAACACGAGTAATGCCCGCCTTGCTGGAGTGCTAGAAGATGTCCTTGTGCAAGTTAATGACTTAATTTTTCCTGCAGACTTCTACATTTTAGATATGGAGGGAGAAACTAATTCCAGCAGGGCACCCATCATTCTAGGCCGACCCTTCATGAGGAcggcaaaaacaaaaattgatgtttATGATGGCACAATGTCCATGGAGTTTGGCGACATTGTCGttaaatttaacatttttgatGCCATGAAACATCCCTTAGAGGAACACTCTGTTTTTTATATGGATTTGGTTTCTGAGTTGGTTGGTGAGACCTGTCCTGAATTCTTTTCCGCAGATTTTCCTTCATTGTCCGATTTTGATTCATGTACTAATACTAACCTTTGCTCTGAGATTGCATCTTCCTTGCAGGATAATAACTTTCATACAGGTGAAGATAAAGTTGTTGATGAAGATGTCTATGTAGCTGAAGTTCTACCCAAAATGTCATCCATTGAAGAGCTCTCCTTGGACGAGCCTTCCTACACCACAACAGCTACAACGTAG